The Carnobacterium divergens genome includes a window with the following:
- a CDS encoding amino acid ABC transporter permease, with the protein MKDIQWRAIFNPELAFDSLPFVLTGLGYTVFIAVFSMIVGLILGFFLALMRMSSIKVLNFIARLYISFMRGTPMIVFLFLLYFGLPFIGIQFSAITAALIGFSLNSSAYIAEIFRACLNSIDKGQWEASYALGLTHFFIMRKIILPQALRTAVGPLSNVLLDLIKGTSLAAMITVPEIFQQAKIVGGREFDYMTMYILVALIYWGICSLFSVIQVVLEKKFSEYA; encoded by the coding sequence ATGAAAGACATTCAATGGAGAGCTATTTTTAATCCTGAATTAGCGTTCGATAGTTTGCCCTTTGTTTTAACGGGATTAGGGTATACGGTGTTCATTGCGGTTTTTAGCATGATTGTAGGCTTGATTTTGGGATTCTTTTTAGCGCTGATGCGAATGTCTTCTATTAAAGTGCTAAATTTTATCGCGAGGCTTTACATTTCTTTTATGCGAGGAACACCCATGATTGTTTTTTTATTTCTATTGTATTTTGGGTTGCCTTTCATCGGAATTCAATTTTCAGCGATCACAGCAGCCTTGATTGGTTTTAGTTTGAATAGTTCTGCTTATATTGCTGAGATTTTTAGAGCGTGTTTGAACAGTATTGACAAAGGTCAATGGGAAGCATCTTATGCCTTAGGGTTAACGCATTTTTTTATTATGCGTAAGATTATTCTCCCGCAAGCGTTAAGAACAGCCGTAGGACCGTTAAGCAACGTTTTATTGGACTTGATTAAGGGGACGTCATTAGCAGCAATGATTACAGTACCAGAGATTTTTCAACAAGCTAAGATTGTTGGTGGACGAGAATTTGATTATATGACAATGTATATTTTAGTCGCATTGATTTACTGGGGGATATGTAGTTTGTTTTCAGTGATTCAAGTTGTTTTGGAAAAGAAATTTTCTGAATATGCGTAA
- a CDS encoding PTS sugar transporter subunit IIB — protein sequence MIKVVTVCGNGIGSSLMLKLKIEEIAKENGIAIDAESIDSNAATGKDADLFVTVKEFADSFKNGQKVVFTRSYMNKKKIIEDVLPTLIELNNN from the coding sequence ATGATTAAAGTCGTAACAGTTTGTGGAAACGGGATTGGAAGCAGCTTAATGTTGAAATTAAAAATAGAAGAAATAGCAAAAGAAAATGGCATTGCAATTGATGCAGAATCAATTGATTCTAATGCTGCAACTGGAAAAGATGCTGATTTATTTGTAACGGTTAAAGAATTTGCCGATAGTTTTAAAAATGGCCAAAAAGTTGTTTTTACTAGAAGTTATATGAATAAAAAGAAAATTATAGAAGATGTATTGCCGACTTTAATTGAATTGAATAACAACTAA
- a CDS encoding LacI family DNA-binding transcriptional regulator: MANIKDIAKAAGVSSATVSRVINQNGYVSEETRKKVELVIQQLDYVPNLNAVYLKKGATKTLGIVAPYFSDSLTVFLRGFTLSAQKEGYNVTLFMTGDDKQKELDAFEMLRRKQLDGLLLLIRLNDWKQLEPFTKYGPIVTWQRVESDHIPSVFMNHYDGYMLGLEHLYATGCRNIVNLYGSTSGLNTKSRMKAYLDFCEKYQLTPNLQPQFKGLNSSEDGEKVAHWWKEQSTKPDGFATSSDAVAAGLITEAKRLGVRVPDAFSVVGFDNIEIARLLDITTIDYPIEKQAQNAFTLIFNHLTHRENPLIPLDFHLIKRHTTK; this comes from the coding sequence GTGGCAAATATCAAAGATATTGCAAAAGCTGCAGGTGTTTCTTCAGCAACAGTGTCTCGTGTCATCAATCAAAACGGTTACGTGAGTGAAGAAACGCGAAAAAAAGTCGAGTTGGTTATTCAGCAATTAGATTATGTTCCCAACTTAAATGCTGTTTATTTGAAAAAAGGAGCTACGAAAACCCTTGGCATTGTTGCTCCTTATTTTTCAGATTCTTTAACTGTTTTTTTACGCGGTTTCACTCTTTCTGCCCAAAAAGAAGGCTATAACGTCACTTTGTTTATGACGGGTGACGATAAACAAAAAGAGCTAGATGCCTTTGAAATGCTTCGTCGCAAGCAATTAGATGGTCTTTTACTGCTCATTCGTTTAAATGATTGGAAACAATTGGAACCCTTCACAAAATACGGTCCCATCGTGACTTGGCAACGTGTAGAGTCTGATCATATCCCTTCCGTCTTTATGAACCACTACGACGGTTACATGTTGGGATTAGAACACCTTTATGCTACTGGTTGCCGAAACATTGTGAATTTGTATGGCAGTACAAGTGGTTTAAATACTAAAAGCCGTATGAAAGCCTATCTTGATTTTTGTGAAAAATACCAACTAACCCCTAATCTTCAACCTCAGTTTAAAGGGTTGAATTCAAGTGAAGATGGAGAAAAAGTGGCTCATTGGTGGAAAGAACAATCCACTAAACCAGATGGCTTTGCAACAAGCTCTGATGCCGTTGCTGCTGGTTTAATTACCGAAGCCAAACGGCTAGGTGTGCGAGTTCCTGATGCTTTTTCAGTTGTCGGTTTTGACAATATTGAAATCGCACGCCTCTTAGATATCACCACAATTGATTACCCTATTGAAAAACAAGCTCAAAATGCCTTCACACTTATTTTTAATCACTTAACTCATCGTGAAAACCCCTTAATACCATTAGATTTTCATTTAATCAAACGACATACAACAAAATAA
- a CDS encoding PTS ascorbate transporter subunit IIC, with protein sequence MAVLEFLKDVLSEPAILMGLMAMVGLISLKSPAHKVLTGTLGPILGYLMLAAGAGVISSNLEPLSKMIEAGFHIKGVVPNNEAITSVAQDLLGVETMTILVFGLIFNLLIARFTRYKYVFLTGHHSFFMACLLSAVLGAVGFSGWQMILVGGFFLGAWSAISPAINQKFTLQVTDGDEVAIGHFGSLGYFVAGSIGKLVGKGSRSTEDIKVPEKWSFLRNTTISTALTMVIFYLIAAIAAGSSFVETLSDGKSPYLYAIICGLQFAVGVTIVYAGVRMILADLIPAFQGIATKIIPNAVPAVDCAVFFPYAPTAVILGFVSSFIGGLLGMFILGFAGSVLIIPGLVPHFFCGATAGVYGNATGGRRGAVLGAFVNGLGLAFLPALLLPVLGSLGFSNTTFGDIDFGVIGITLGKAGEFMGTFGIYGLVGILVVVLILPSIIRPSKIAINNVEMDQE encoded by the coding sequence ATGGCAGTATTAGAATTTTTAAAAGATGTATTAAGCGAGCCGGCTATTTTAATGGGCTTGATGGCAATGGTAGGATTGATTTCGCTTAAATCACCCGCACATAAGGTATTAACTGGAACTCTTGGCCCCATTTTAGGATATTTAATGTTAGCAGCAGGAGCAGGGGTCATTTCATCTAATCTTGAACCGTTATCGAAAATGATTGAGGCAGGCTTCCATATTAAAGGCGTTGTGCCTAATAACGAAGCGATTACTTCAGTAGCTCAGGATTTGCTTGGCGTTGAAACGATGACAATCTTAGTATTTGGACTAATCTTTAACTTGTTGATTGCTCGTTTTACGCGCTACAAATATGTGTTTTTAACCGGGCATCATAGCTTCTTTATGGCGTGTTTACTTTCAGCTGTGCTAGGAGCAGTTGGCTTTAGTGGCTGGCAAATGATTTTAGTTGGCGGCTTTTTCTTAGGCGCTTGGAGTGCTATTTCACCAGCTATCAATCAAAAATTCACGTTACAAGTAACCGATGGTGATGAAGTCGCAATTGGTCACTTTGGCAGCTTAGGTTACTTTGTTGCAGGTTCGATTGGAAAATTAGTTGGAAAAGGCAGTCGAAGTACGGAAGACATTAAAGTACCTGAAAAATGGAGTTTCTTGCGAAATACGACGATTTCAACTGCTTTGACAATGGTCATTTTTTACTTGATTGCGGCAATTGCAGCAGGTTCGAGCTTTGTTGAAACCTTGTCTGACGGTAAGTCGCCGTATCTATATGCAATTATTTGCGGCTTGCAATTTGCGGTGGGGGTTACCATCGTTTATGCCGGTGTACGAATGATTTTAGCCGACTTGATTCCAGCTTTCCAAGGAATTGCTACGAAAATTATCCCAAATGCAGTGCCAGCAGTTGATTGTGCAGTCTTCTTCCCATATGCTCCAACAGCGGTTATTCTAGGCTTTGTAAGCAGCTTTATCGGAGGATTATTAGGAATGTTTATTTTAGGATTTGCAGGAAGCGTGTTGATTATTCCAGGCTTAGTGCCTCATTTCTTCTGTGGAGCAACAGCCGGCGTGTACGGAAATGCTACTGGTGGACGTCGTGGTGCAGTTTTAGGCGCTTTCGTAAATGGCTTAGGCTTAGCTTTCCTACCCGCATTATTATTGCCCGTTTTAGGTAGTTTAGGATTTAGCAACACCACTTTTGGTGACATCGACTTTGGCGTGATTGGCATTACTCTCGGAAAAGCAGGCGAATTTATGGGAACATTTGGTATTTATGGATTAGTCGGTATTTTGGTAGTTGTTCTAATTTTACCAAGTATTATTCGACCATCAAAAATTGCGATTAACAATGTTGAAATGGACCAAGAATAA
- a CDS encoding phosphoglycerate dehydrogenase, translated as MKKAIWLIQDTTAEQLSELKECAPEFEFITDQDPKEMLATVEIIYGWKKELTELISENKLPQLRWLQASSAGVDYLDLDLFQKHGITLTNGSGIHGIPIAESVFGMLLFYTRGIKKASEDQKDAMWDQVTRLIELQGKTIMIVGTGKIGFEVGRLAKAFGMETIGVNRSGRQVEYMDTVIKQTEMMVELPKADIVVNSLPLTDETNGFYNEKLFNQMKKHTLFINVGRGASVKTSDLIQAIKSNNIAFAGLDVFEEEPLASDSPLWKMPEVLITPHISGIAEHFKKRLGAIFLENLMAYIRNESLPKNVVDYSRSY; from the coding sequence ATGAAAAAAGCTATTTGGCTGATACAAGATACTACCGCAGAGCAACTTTCTGAACTGAAAGAATGTGCTCCTGAGTTCGAGTTTATCACCGATCAAGATCCTAAAGAAATGCTAGCAACGGTTGAAATTATTTATGGCTGGAAAAAAGAACTAACGGAGCTAATTTCAGAAAATAAACTTCCTCAATTAAGATGGCTACAAGCAAGCTCAGCTGGTGTAGATTATTTAGATTTAGACTTATTTCAAAAGCACGGTATTACCTTAACAAACGGTAGTGGGATTCACGGGATACCAATAGCGGAATCTGTTTTTGGGATGCTATTGTTCTATACAAGAGGGATCAAAAAAGCAAGTGAAGACCAAAAAGATGCGATGTGGGATCAAGTCACTCGTTTAATTGAATTACAAGGAAAAACCATTATGATTGTAGGAACTGGAAAGATTGGTTTTGAAGTAGGACGTCTTGCCAAAGCTTTTGGAATGGAGACGATTGGGGTTAATCGTAGTGGACGACAAGTTGAGTATATGGATACGGTTATCAAGCAAACGGAGATGATGGTAGAATTGCCTAAGGCAGATATCGTAGTTAATAGTTTACCTTTAACAGATGAAACCAATGGTTTTTATAACGAAAAACTCTTTAATCAAATGAAAAAGCATACGCTATTTATCAATGTAGGTCGAGGTGCGTCTGTAAAAACGAGTGATTTGATCCAAGCGATTAAATCGAATAATATTGCATTTGCAGGGTTAGATGTCTTTGAAGAAGAACCTTTAGCAAGCGATTCTCCGTTGTGGAAGATGCCAGAAGTATTGATTACACCCCATATTAGTGGAATTGCAGAACATTTTAAAAAACGCTTAGGAGCAATTTTTCTAGAAAATTTGATGGCATATATAAGAAATGAAAGTTTGCCAAAAAATGTAGTTGATTACAGTCGGAGTTATTAA
- a CDS encoding transporter substrate-binding domain-containing protein, which produces MLAVTVAGCNGTKNKEDATQNTESAKKWAKIEKAGTLKVATPGTLYPTSFHDKKTNELTGYVVDTMNEVGKRLNLKVEYSEIGADGMFAAVNNGQVDITASDVEITKSREQKFDFSEPIKYSFGSMIVRKSDQSGIHSLKDLKGKKSAGAATTVYMDISKKYGAEPVIYDNVTNDQYLSDVANGRTDVILNDYYLQKMTVEAMPEIPVMIPEIYYKPTSIGLVMKKDDTELKAKVDEQLSAMQKDGTLTKLSEKYFGGADVSKKTDVKITEEIKVD; this is translated from the coding sequence ATGCTAGCAGTTACAGTAGCAGGTTGTAATGGAACAAAAAATAAAGAAGACGCAACACAAAATACTGAAAGTGCCAAGAAATGGGCGAAAATTGAAAAAGCTGGAACACTTAAAGTAGCCACTCCAGGAACGCTTTACCCAACTTCTTTTCATGATAAAAAAACAAATGAGTTAACAGGATATGTTGTTGATACAATGAATGAAGTGGGCAAACGGTTGAACTTGAAAGTGGAATACTCTGAAATTGGAGCAGATGGAATGTTTGCTGCAGTTAATAATGGACAAGTGGATATTACAGCAAGTGATGTTGAAATCACAAAAAGTCGTGAGCAGAAATTTGATTTTTCAGAACCAATCAAATATTCATTTGGCAGTATGATTGTACGTAAATCAGATCAATCTGGGATTCATTCATTAAAGGATTTAAAAGGGAAAAAATCAGCAGGAGCAGCGACAACTGTTTACATGGATATCTCGAAAAAATATGGAGCCGAGCCGGTTATTTATGATAATGTGACCAACGATCAATATTTATCAGATGTGGCTAATGGTCGCACGGATGTGATCTTAAATGACTACTATTTACAAAAAATGACTGTGGAAGCTATGCCTGAAATTCCAGTGATGATTCCAGAAATTTACTATAAACCAACAAGTATTGGGTTAGTGATGAAAAAGGATGACACAGAATTAAAAGCAAAAGTAGATGAACAATTAAGCGCAATGCAAAAAGACGGGACACTGACAAAATTATCAGAGAAGTATTTTGGCGGAGCAGATGTTTCTAAAAAGACAGATGTTAAAATTACAGAAGAAATAAAAGTAGACTAG
- a CDS encoding transaldolase, whose amino-acid sequence MTQELTIKVYADGAEIDKMVAAYETGKITGFTTNPSLMKKAGITSYTDFAKAALEKITDLPISFEVFADDFETMEKEAEKIASFGKNVYVKIPITNTKGESAIPLIKKLSEKGLSLNVTAILTIQQVEETVAAFKEGTTNIVSVFAGRAADTGVDPMPLMQASAKECHTKPGTELLWASSREVLNIFQAQEAGADIITCTPEIINKMSMIGMDLKELSLDTVRMFNRDIKTLGYSIL is encoded by the coding sequence ATGACACAAGAGTTAACAATAAAAGTATACGCAGACGGAGCAGAAATTGATAAAATGGTAGCCGCTTATGAAACGGGCAAGATTACTGGTTTTACAACGAATCCTTCTTTGATGAAAAAAGCAGGGATTACAAGTTACACAGATTTTGCCAAAGCAGCACTAGAAAAAATTACAGATTTGCCGATTTCTTTTGAAGTATTTGCCGATGATTTTGAAACGATGGAAAAAGAAGCCGAAAAAATTGCAAGCTTTGGGAAAAATGTGTATGTAAAAATTCCAATTACAAATACAAAAGGAGAGTCGGCAATACCGTTAATTAAAAAGCTTTCTGAAAAAGGGCTATCCTTAAATGTAACAGCAATTTTAACGATTCAACAAGTCGAAGAAACGGTGGCAGCATTTAAAGAAGGAACAACGAATATTGTTTCCGTCTTTGCAGGAAGAGCAGCGGATACTGGAGTAGATCCAATGCCATTAATGCAGGCATCCGCAAAAGAATGTCATACAAAACCAGGAACGGAATTGCTTTGGGCAAGCTCAAGGGAAGTATTAAATATTTTCCAAGCCCAAGAAGCAGGAGCTGATATCATTACATGTACACCAGAAATTATTAACAAAATGTCGATGATTGGCATGGATTTAAAGGAACTTTCTTTAGACACTGTTCGAATGTTTAACCGTGACATCAAAACATTAGGATACAGTATCTTATAA
- a CDS encoding ring-cleaving dioxygenase, whose translation MKKSLGIHHITAIVGNPQENVDFYASVLGLRLVKKTINFDDPQTYHLYFGDDVARPGSILTFFPWPNAYTGKKGAGQVEVISFMVPKNSLKFWEDRLQSYQIETKKEVRFDESYLTFSDPHGLKLEIVERESSQLNQWNFNGVAPEVAIIGFAGATLNSRRPERTGELLENTMGLEKIAENETHLRFKSTSEIGNTIEVLKTVSERGTMGSGTVHHIAFRAKDASDQLEWKQVLSEDGYQVTPVQDRNYFEAIYFREKGEILFEIATDTPGFAHDESIETMGESLMLPEWYEPQREQIQQVLPTFTVRETHPTIK comes from the coding sequence ATGAAAAAAAGTTTAGGAATTCACCACATTACGGCAATTGTTGGAAATCCACAAGAAAATGTCGACTTTTATGCGAGTGTTTTAGGGTTGCGCTTAGTTAAAAAAACGATTAATTTTGACGATCCACAAACCTATCATTTATATTTTGGAGACGACGTTGCACGTCCAGGATCAATTTTAACCTTTTTTCCTTGGCCTAACGCTTATACGGGCAAAAAAGGCGCTGGACAAGTTGAGGTAATTTCCTTTATGGTTCCCAAAAACAGCTTGAAATTTTGGGAAGATCGGTTGCAATCTTATCAAATAGAAACAAAGAAAGAAGTTCGTTTTGATGAAAGTTATTTAACTTTTAGCGATCCTCACGGGTTAAAATTAGAAATTGTCGAAAGAGAAAGTTCACAGCTTAATCAATGGAATTTCAATGGTGTTGCTCCAGAAGTAGCCATTATCGGTTTTGCAGGAGCAACGCTGAACTCTCGAAGACCAGAACGTACTGGAGAGTTGTTAGAAAATACGATGGGCTTAGAAAAAATAGCTGAAAATGAAACCCATCTTCGTTTTAAATCAACTAGTGAAATTGGAAATACGATTGAAGTTTTGAAAACTGTTTCTGAAAGAGGGACGATGGGAAGTGGAACGGTTCATCATATAGCATTTCGAGCAAAAGATGCCTCAGACCAACTTGAATGGAAGCAAGTGCTAAGTGAGGATGGTTACCAAGTCACACCAGTCCAAGATCGCAATTACTTTGAAGCCATTTATTTTAGAGAAAAAGGTGAAATTCTTTTTGAAATTGCGACAGATACACCCGGTTTCGCTCATGATGAATCAATTGAAACAATGGGAGAAAGCTTGATGCTACCAGAATGGTATGAACCACAACGTGAGCAAATACAACAAGTGTTGCCAACTTTTACCGTCAGAGAAACACATCCTACAATTAAATAA
- a CDS encoding amino acid permease, which yields MKEEKKLRWYNVALIAFVSVWGLGNVVNNYANQGVSVITSWILIMLLYFVPYALIVGQLGSTFKDGNGGVSTWIKETTTKRLAYYAAWTYWVVHIPYLAQKPQGILIALGWAVRGNGNLVNVTPALQVSLISLVIFLFFLWVSSKGLATLKRIGSIAGMSMFVMSLLFILLAVTAPAITGASFATPNMGDIKTYLPTFNFAYFTTISMLVFAVGGAEKISPYVNNTKNPAKEFPKGMLALAAMVAICALLGSFAMGMIFDSNNIPKDLMANGAYVAFQKLGVYYNVGNFFMILYAIANTLAQISALAFSIDAPLKILLGDADEEFIPRKLAKLNSKGTPVNGYAMTGILVSILIVVPAIGIGNMNELYNWLLNLNSVVMPLRYLWVFLAYMMLNKLHKNFTSEYKFVKNPKVGFLIGAWCFLFTAFACILGMVPKTDFNANPSAWYFQLSLNIVTPIIFVALGMILPAIAKREFAKK from the coding sequence ATGAAAGAAGAAAAAAAGTTAAGGTGGTATAATGTTGCCCTAATCGCCTTTGTTTCAGTTTGGGGATTAGGTAATGTTGTAAACAACTACGCGAATCAAGGCGTTTCCGTTATTACATCATGGATTTTAATTATGCTCCTTTATTTTGTACCGTATGCCTTAATCGTTGGTCAACTTGGCTCCACTTTTAAAGATGGAAACGGTGGCGTTAGTACATGGATTAAAGAAACGACAACGAAGCGCTTAGCTTATTACGCTGCTTGGACCTATTGGGTCGTGCATATTCCATACTTAGCACAAAAACCACAAGGAATTTTAATTGCCTTAGGTTGGGCCGTACGTGGAAATGGAAACTTAGTAAATGTAACACCCGCTTTACAAGTGTCATTGATTAGTTTAGTCATTTTCTTATTTTTCTTATGGGTTTCTTCAAAGGGATTAGCAACATTAAAACGTATCGGTAGTATTGCAGGTATGTCAATGTTTGTTATGTCATTATTATTTATTCTCTTAGCGGTTACTGCTCCAGCGATTACAGGTGCTTCTTTTGCAACACCTAATATGGGAGACATTAAAACCTATTTACCAACTTTTAACTTCGCTTACTTTACAACGATTTCAATGCTTGTCTTCGCTGTTGGTGGTGCAGAAAAAATTTCTCCTTATGTAAACAACACTAAAAATCCAGCTAAAGAATTTCCAAAAGGAATGTTAGCTCTTGCTGCAATGGTAGCCATTTGTGCGTTACTTGGTTCATTTGCAATGGGGATGATTTTTGATAGCAACAATATTCCAAAGGATTTAATGGCCAATGGAGCTTACGTCGCTTTCCAAAAATTAGGGGTTTATTATAACGTAGGAAACTTCTTTATGATTCTTTATGCAATTGCTAATACGTTAGCGCAAATTTCTGCTTTAGCCTTTTCAATCGATGCTCCACTTAAGATTTTATTAGGTGATGCTGACGAAGAATTTATTCCTCGTAAACTAGCTAAATTAAATAGCAAAGGAACGCCAGTAAATGGATACGCAATGACAGGAATTTTAGTTAGTATCTTAATCGTTGTTCCAGCAATCGGAATTGGCAATATGAACGAACTATACAACTGGTTGTTAAACTTAAACTCAGTTGTAATGCCTCTAAGATATCTATGGGTATTCTTAGCTTATATGATGTTAAATAAATTACACAAAAACTTTACGTCTGAATATAAATTTGTTAAAAATCCAAAAGTCGGTTTCCTAATTGGGGCATGGTGTTTCTTATTTACTGCTTTCGCCTGTATCTTAGGAATGGTACCAAAAACAGATTTCAATGCAAATCCATCTGCTTGGTATTTCCAATTAAGCTTAAATATTGTTACACCCATCATTTTTGTTGCCTTAGGAATGATCTTGCCAGCAATTGCTAAAAGAGAATTTGCTAAAAAATAA
- the brnQ gene encoding branched-chain amino acid transport system II carrier protein: MDKRLSLSSYMFIGSMLFGLFFGAGNLIFPVHLGQEAGVNVGPATLGFLITGIGLPFLGVVAIGVSKSDGLFDLASRVHPLYGMCMTVLLYLTIGPFFALPRTGTVSYEIGIAPFIPSSYHSLGLIIFTVIFFGVALIFSMKPTKILMYVGKILNPLFLVFLGVLIVTAFIKPMGSIQAADVHGAYVTNPFFKGFTEGYNTMDALASLAFGIIVVQTIKGLGVHNPRNIAMDTLKSGTVSLILMGIIYGSLTYIGAMSVGKFKLSDNGGVALAQIADYYFGSFGSILLAIIVTVACLKTAIGLISACSETFHEMFPKFLSYKQFVVAFTLLACGIANVGLTNIITLSIPVLMFLYPLAITLILLGLLSPLFKNRQIVYVLTTIFTIFVSFADGLNAMPESIKETGISQGILSFYTHYLPLFDIGMGWVLPAIVGLALGWIISIFKKNELRF, encoded by the coding sequence ATGGATAAACGATTGTCATTATCATCTTATATGTTTATAGGATCAATGTTGTTTGGATTATTTTTTGGAGCTGGAAATTTAATTTTTCCAGTGCATTTAGGGCAAGAAGCAGGCGTCAATGTTGGACCTGCGACACTTGGGTTTTTAATTACTGGAATTGGTTTGCCATTTCTAGGAGTTGTAGCAATTGGGGTTTCAAAGAGTGATGGATTATTTGATTTAGCAAGTCGGGTACACCCGCTTTATGGCATGTGTATGACTGTGTTACTTTATTTAACAATAGGGCCATTCTTTGCATTGCCAAGAACTGGAACGGTTTCCTATGAAATTGGGATTGCACCTTTTATTCCGTCAAGCTATCATTCCCTTGGATTAATTATTTTTACAGTTATTTTCTTTGGGGTGGCACTTATCTTTTCAATGAAACCCACCAAGATTTTGATGTATGTAGGGAAAATTTTAAATCCGTTATTTTTAGTCTTTTTAGGAGTTTTGATTGTGACGGCTTTTATTAAACCGATGGGAAGCATTCAAGCAGCTGATGTTCATGGGGCTTATGTAACGAATCCTTTCTTTAAAGGATTTACTGAAGGCTACAATACCATGGATGCGTTAGCGTCTCTTGCTTTTGGAATCATTGTTGTTCAAACGATTAAAGGCTTAGGTGTTCACAATCCACGAAATATCGCGATGGATACGTTGAAATCTGGAACGGTTAGTTTGATTTTAATGGGAATTATTTATGGAAGTTTAACGTATATTGGAGCTATGAGTGTTGGAAAATTTAAGCTGTCTGACAATGGCGGCGTAGCATTGGCTCAAATTGCAGACTATTATTTTGGTTCGTTTGGTAGTATTTTATTAGCAATTATTGTAACGGTTGCGTGCTTGAAAACAGCGATTGGGTTAATTTCTGCTTGTTCAGAGACGTTCCATGAAATGTTTCCTAAGTTCTTAAGTTATAAGCAGTTTGTTGTAGCCTTTACGTTACTAGCGTGCGGCATTGCAAATGTGGGCTTAACCAATATCATCACGCTGTCTATTCCTGTCTTGATGTTTTTATACCCATTAGCAATCACCTTAATTTTATTGGGATTGCTTTCGCCACTGTTTAAAAATCGTCAAATTGTCTACGTCTTAACAACCATTTTCACCATTTTTGTCAGCTTTGCTGATGGATTAAATGCGATGCCTGAAAGTATCAAAGAAACGGGCATTTCACAAGGTATTTTATCTTTTTATACACACTACTTGCCGCTATTTGATATCGGAATGGGCTGGGTTCTACCAGCAATCGTCGGTTTAGCACTCGGCTGGATTATTAGTATCTTTAAAAAAAATGAATTGCGTTTTTAA
- a CDS encoding DUF896 domain-containing protein, whose amino-acid sequence MKQLLMKINQLANKSKNEGLSAAEKHLQVELRQTYLNLFRGSLDDILLNTTVYDSTGADVTPLALKSKQTKPVIQVIKMEQWEEEIK is encoded by the coding sequence ATGAAACAATTATTAATGAAGATTAACCAATTAGCTAACAAGTCAAAAAATGAAGGATTATCAGCTGCAGAAAAGCACTTACAAGTAGAATTACGCCAAACCTATTTAAACCTATTTCGTGGCAGTTTGGACGATATTCTATTAAATACAACCGTGTATGATTCAACGGGTGCAGATGTAACACCGTTAGCGTTAAAAAGTAAACAAACTAAACCGGTTATCCAAGTGATTAAAATGGAGCAATGGGAGGAAGAAATAAAATGA